The proteins below are encoded in one region of Phaeodactylum tricornutum CCAP 1055/1 chromosome 3, complete sequence:
- a CDS encoding predicted protein, with product RTKLVLRPIHPSDRQEIQTLHETWFPVRYQDDFYEELVNHRMVNTGNSLFTSCCVLQHSDLEACGKEEIAACVVGAFVNRTKLSDELQSLLISNPERYTQLFYIMTLGTVTHYRQSGLGTTMIQRCIEEVERHPECGVLYLHVITFNEPAIRFYEKLGFYRVQEIPDYYTIDDVNHSCYLYARYFNGMQKCC from the coding sequence AGAACGAAGCTTGTTTTGCGTCCGATCCATCCCTCCGATCGCCAGGAAATTCAAACTTTACATGAAACATGGTTCCCGGTCCGGTATCAGGACGACTTTTACGAGGAGCTGGTCAATCATCGAATGGTCAATACAGGGAATTCCTTGTTCACCAGTTGCTGCGTCTTGCAGCATTCGGACTTGGAAGCGTGCGGGAAGGAAGAGATTGCTGCCTGCGTGGTTGGTGCTTTTGTAAACCGTACCAAGCTATCGGACGAATTGCAATCTTTGCTCATTTCAAACCCAGAGCGCTACACGCAACTATTTTACATTATGACTTTGGGTACGGTCACGCACTATCGGCAATCTGGTTTGGGTACCACCATGATACAACGATGCATCGAGGAAGTAGAACGACATCCCGAATGCGGTGTTCTATATCTTCATGTGATTACTTTTAACGAACCAGCCATTCGCTTTTACGAGAAACTTGGTTTCTACCGCGTTCAAGAAATACCCGACTACTACACAATTGACGATGTCAACCATAGCTGCTACCTGTATGCGCGATATTTTAATGGTATGCAAAAATGTTGT
- a CDS encoding predicted protein: MPTRANENQSLQELFDSVVQLIRETPTPDDSAHQLSTGDKLRLYGLYKHIEASAASDNSDKTAVDEEAAPSIFRVEAYAKYQALKACTGLSREEAMREYISLLSAQENSLGEICRDWWHSSNSVANDGKSSFAKEVETPIDPMLEEDTKASKLAESKDVKHTEMNKASHVEPAAVSRPKPSKHFFGVSPLIPRGQLDIKYRDLLYASRHCATNMIRRSTMPCYQHYERKIKNQWIRGMEGDGQSPQNVVVGLAVRSLLDLYLLSRSFPEGSQIIICPPINVPGMLRVLRHHRLEVVGVDLPPSDETTRNTTTTISVDIEGIEAAITDKTVAILVVHPFGMVSASNRDFERIKTLADQHKLDVMEDCAEIFTGLGSLSYRGSPQADVVFVSFGLIKTSTALGGGIAMVKNIKVAETMKRLHFSVYQYQTNAEYFGKVLYALCIRFVTDFPWMCGMIHQLCVIFRLDFDYFVTSLLRGFGRSPMDSSGTKFDQAIHQFRRRPCAALLALLSYRLQEANQHVPSVLHKKDQCLKITRLLKSTIPNVNLPAPTPYCTNSNWLFPIVSETPGKQSTQLGKLGFDATQGSSQLCCVSPNCKRAEKLMKALLYLPVCGKKLCNLEMKRLVDGLRTFPCNGDEPVQPGFGCNVDFLLKTRLSLSMALCIFFVFSRDVAFLIRQIHLGIVALGIFLVVCIASSKLLRWLVADYYINSSTAVGKYIDLLGQHPDYESHRDISNHSTIPGLQAVRTSVFQSSPALRLPQCSPCERKVILTGATGFIGSLVLRDLLLHRKVLGIKKVILICRSKRGISAQARIDTLLENTAVYGFLDKTEKSDLVKVIEGDVTRPNALLCKTDLYDVRNDGSISHLIHCAASVSFTQSLPAAATANISSPLYLQDLAASLAHEKTHFVHVSTAFVHGGLSGTDDEPLSERLFPLGSFDANDLYSSMQSTEFLASKAMRELRFPNSYTFSKCVCEHLLVKNSKVRTTIFRPSIVGPACEMPFEGWAGERPTTLVAAACLYLSYQWNLWSFGPYRVSCIPVDVVSRFLLSRAFAEGGFRDVVGVYDSSSDEDFEKVSCASSALADTVYAGDPESSNLPLYTIHNATWDSASAPSSTFTWLDYASTVTQVGSLFGHFGRATAYIGLILSTQVLSILNPSLELYTRIHRSIVKAPLLFVETVFAYLRVDASNIRRLLSFIDLPLLFFPFMNTSFHFRSRLVAKDFDGQRYALNCVLAAHVFLATTSECRRSQNPSKERNTYPTFFLLGGRIHEPVLSDSWWALTQPRGSLVIRCIGFLAKKVLRLCFNEVSVDLFSFAEAIREAENTGRPIRIVLTPTHRSVFDFILLSFLAFSLPELQVDIPFVAAAEDFRQLPIIGWLCSCARAIFIRRGTGQVDPDSNQQIQAIGIHRHGPVPVMEVFIEGTRSRDGRFAKPKTGVLKCLHQSGIDSLIVPVAISYEAIPEQHYMEKELVTGASLKMSTPGALQWLLDVFDGKNSFGNVLVSAGAPLVMNAAEKTNFKELVWSIQGRQRDLMYISRYHVEAISRLLDIDCDTVEGVILLNLDA, encoded by the exons ATGCCAACTCGTGCAAATGAGAACCAATCGCTCCAAGAGCTGTTTGACTCTGTGGTTCAACTTATTCGAGAAACGCCCACTCCGGATGATTCCGCTCACCAGCTATCAACCGGCGACAAACTGCGTCTGTACGGTCTCTACAAGCATATTGAAGCGAGTGCTGCGTCTGACAATAGTGACAAAACGGCAGTCGACGAGGAAGCCGCGCCTTCTATTTTTCGTGTGGAAGCCTACGCCAAGTACCAAGCCCTGAAGGCTTGCACGGGATTATCTCGGGAAGAAGCGATGCGGGAGTATATTTCGTTACTCAGCGCACAAGAAAATTCATTGGGTGAAATTTGTCGGGATTGGTGGCATAGCTCTAACTCTGTTGCCAATGACGGCAAAAGTTCTTTTGCGAAAGAAGTGGAAACTCCGATTGACCCTATGCTAGAGGAGGATACGAAGGCTTCGAAGCTGGCCGAATCCAAGGACGTGAAACATACTGAAATGAATAAAGCCTCGCATGTCGAACCAGCCGCCGTTTCAAGGCCGAAACCATCGAAACACTTTTTCGGTGTGTCGCCCTTAATTCCACGTGGCCAATTGGATATTAAGTATCGCGATCTACTTTATGCGAGTCGCCATTGCGCTACAAATATGATTCGCCGATCGACTATGCCATGCTATCAACACTACGAGCGAAAAATAAAAAATCAGTGGATCAGGGGTATGGAAGGTGATGGTCAAAGTCCTCAAAACGTTGTAGTTGGTCTGGCAGTGCGATCTTTGTTGGACTTGTACCTATTGAGTCGGTCCTTCCCAGAAGGCTCGCAGATAATTATTTGTCCGCCGATAAATGTTCCAGGTATGCTACGAGTGCTCAGGCACCATCGACTCGAAGTGGTGGGCGTGGACTTGCCGCCGTCGGACGAAACGACCAGAAATACAACAACCACCATATCTGTCGATATCGAGGGGATCGAAGCGGCAATTACAGATAAGACGGTTGCCATACTAGTGGTTCATCCGTTCGGAATGGTGTCGGCGTCAAATCGTGACTTTGAGCGGATAAAAACACTTGCCGATCAGCATAAGCTGGACGTCATGGAAGACTGCGCCGAAATATTTACAGGTCTGGGGTCACTTTCGTACAGGGGAAGTCCTCAGGCTGATGTGGTCTTCGTCTCCTTTGGTCTGATTAAGACTTCCACTGCCTTGGGAGGTGGCATAGCGATGGTGAAGAATATAAAAGTAGCAGAGACCATGAAGCGATTGCACTTTTCTGTTTACCAATATCAAACGAATGCAGAGTACTTCGGAAAAGTGCTGTATGCCCTCTGTATACGCTTCGTGACGGATTTTCCTTGGATGTGTGGCATGATACATCAGCTGTGCGTAATTTTCCGATTGGACTTCGATTATTTCGTTACCTCACTACTGCGTGGATTCGGACGCTCACCTATGGATTCCAGTGGGACGAAGTTTGATCAAGCAATACATCAGTTTCGACGACGCCCATGCGCGGCTCTCTTAGCCTTACTTAGTTATCGCTTGCAGGAAGCAAACCAACATGTACCCTCGGTATTGCATAAAAAGGATCAATGCCTAAAGATCACTCGCTTGTTGAAAAGCACGATCCCAAATGTCAACCTTCCGGCCCCAACCCCATACTGCACGAATAGTAATTGGCTTTTCCCAATCGTGTCGGAGACGCCTGGGAAACAAAGCACTCAGCTCGGAAAGCTTGGATTTGATGCCACGCAAGGATCATCGCAGTTGTGTTGTGTGTCTCCAAATTGCAAGCGAGCGGAAAAGCTCATGAAGGCGTTGTTGTATCTTCCTGTCTGCGGTAAGAAGCTCTGTAACCTTGAAATGAAACGGCTAGTGGATGGACTTCGCACTTTTCCGTGCAATGGTGATGAGCCCGTACAACCAGGTTTCGGCTGTAATGTTGAtttcttgttgaaaacaAGATTGAGTCTTAGTATGGCACTCTGCatattttttgttttctccCGAGATGTTGCCTTTCTCATACGACAGATTCATCTGGGGATTGTGGCGCTGGGGATTTTCCTCGTTGTTTGTATCGCATCGTCGAAGCTTCTGCGATGGTTGGTCGCTGACTACTATATCAATTCTTCGACCGCAGTGGGGAAGTACATAGACCTGTTGGGTCAACATCCAGATTACGAAAGCCATCGAGACATTTCCAACCATTCCACTATTCCTGGACTTCAAGCTGTCCGCACAAGTGTTTTCCAGTCAAGTCCAGCTCTCAGGCTTCCACAGTGCTCTCCCTGTGAACGAAAAGTGATACTTACTGGGGCGACTGGTTTTATTGGATCACTTGTTCTTCGAGATTTGCTCCTTCATCGAAAAGTGTTGGGGATTAAGAAGGTCATACTCATTTGTAGATCAAAGCGTGGAATTTCGGCTCAGGCTCGAATCGACACATTGCTCGAAAATACAGCTGTGTACGGGTTCCTAGACAAAACTGAGAAGAGCGACTTAGTAAAGGTTATTGAAGGTGACGTTACAAGACCCAATGCTTTACTGTGTAAAACTGATCTCTACGATGTCCGCAACGACGGAAGTATATCCCATCTGATTCACTGTGCAGCGTCGGTGAGCTTCACACAAAGCCTTCCTGCTGCTGCCACAGCGAATATATCCTCCCCACTATACTTGCAAGACCTCGCAGCATCTCTTGCCCATGAAAAGACACATTTCGTGCACGTCAGTACTGCGTTTGTGCATGGCGGTTTGAGCGGGACGGACGACGAGCCACTCTCGGAAAGGTTGTTTCCCCTCGGATCTTTCGATGCTAATGATTTATACAGTTCAATGCAAAGTACGGAGTTCCTCGCTTCCAAGGCTATGCGTGAGCTTCGTTTTCCCAATTCTTACACGTTTAGCAAATGTGTTTGCGAACATTTACTTGTGAAAAACAGCAAGGTTCGGACAACAATTTTCCGACCGAGCATTGTTGGTCCAGCATGCGAGATGCCTTTCGAAGGCTGGGCGGGAGAAAGGCCGACTACTCTAGTTGCTGCTGCATGTCTGTACCTCTCGTACCAGTGGAACCTTTGGAGCTTTGGCCCTTATCGAGTATCGTGTATTCCAGTTGATGTGGTGTCAAGATTCTTGTTATCCAGAGCGTTTGCCGAAGGCGGCTTTCGCGATGTTGTAGGTGTTTACGACTCGTCAAGtgacgaagactttgaaaagGTTTCTTGCGCTTCCTCTGCTTTGGCCGATACTGTGTATGCAGGAGATCCAGAGTCAAGCAATTTACCACTTTACACGATACACAATGCGACTTGGGATTCAGCCTCTGCACCTAGTTCTACCTTCACTTGGCTGGACTATGCCAGCACTGTAACTCAGGTTGGATCTTTGTTTGGCCATTTTGGTCGAGCAACAGCATACATCGGCTTGATTCTCTCGACACAGGTGCTCTCTATACTGAACCCCTCTCTTGAGCTATATACTAGAATTCATCGGAGTATTGTCAAAGCTCCtctccttttcgttgaaACAGTATTTGCATACTTGAGAGTAGACGCGTCAAATATCAGGAGACTCCTTTCCTTTATTGATCTCCCTCTTTTGTTCTTTCCCTTTATGAATACGAGCTTTCACTTCCGCAGTCGGCTTGTTGCCAAGGATTTTGATGGCCAACGATACGCTCTCAACTGTGTCTTGGCTGCGCATGTGTTTCTAGCCACCACGAGTGAATGCCGTCGGTCTCAGAACCCCTCAAAAGAAAGGAATACCTATCCAACCTTTTTCCTTCTCGGGGGGCGTATCCACGAACCGGTTCTCTCGGATTCGTGGTGGGCTTTAACTCAACCAAGGGGATCTTTAGTCATCAGATGCATTGGATTCTTGGCAAAGAAGGTTCTGAGATTGTGTTTTAACGAGGTTTCCGTTGatcttttttctttcgctGAAGCGATCCGAGAAGCCGAGAATACGGGACGACCTATTCGCATTGTCCTTACCCCTACGCACCGGTCGGTCTTCGACTTCATCCTTCTTAGCTTTTTAGCCTTTTCGTTGCCGGAGCTTCAGGTGGATATTCCTTTCGTCGCAGCCGCGGAGGATTTTCGGCAACTTCCTATCATAGGATGGTTGTGTTCTTGTGCCCGAGCTATTTTCATTCGAAGAGGCACTGGTCAAGTTGATCCTGATTCAAATCAGCAGATCCAGGCAATTGGTATTCATCGACATGGACCGGTCCCTGTCATGGAAGTCTTCATTGAAGGAACTCGTAGCCGTGATGGACGGTTTGCGAAACCAAAGACTGGTGTTTTGAAGTGCCTTCATCAAAGTGGCATAGATTCTTTGATCGTACCAGTTGCAATAAGCTATGAAGCTATTCCTGAACAGCATTAtatggaaaaggaactcgTGACAGGTGCTTCGCTTAAGATGTCGACGCCCGGTGCTTTGCAATGGCTGTTG GATGTATTCGACGGAAAGAACAGCTTTGGGAATGTCCTAGTAAGTGCTGGTGCCCCGCTCGTCATGAACGCTGCCGAAAAGACGAATTTCAAGGAACTGGTCTGGAGTATTcaaggacgacaacgagaTCTTATGTATATCTCGCGCTATCATGTAGAGGCGATATCCCGTCTGCTCGATATTGATTGCGATACAGTCGAAGGCG TCATCCTGTTGAATCTAGACGCTTGA
- a CDS encoding predicted protein, with protein sequence MSNPGGAAISAEQLKARYVGTGHPDMTKYEWMTNQHRDTYASHVGHYDQLSYMAVAQNQAIGRTRLEFLEKMVQPCGPPPPTKDVERLLEERE encoded by the coding sequence ATGAGCAATCCGGGAGGTGCCGCTATTTCGGCGGAGCAACTCAAAGCCCGCTACGTGGGGACGGGGCATCCCGATATGACCAAGTACGAGTGGATGACGAACCAGCATCGGGATACCTACGCTTCCCACGTCGGCCATTACGATCAGCTTTCCTACATGGCGGTAGCACAGAACCAAGCAATAGGACGGACCCGCTTagagtttttggaaaagatggtACAGCCGTGTGgaccaccaccgccaacgAAAGACGTTGAACGTTTACTGGAAGAAAGGGAATAG
- a CDS encoding predicted protein, whose protein sequence is MTMKYTQFTLERIEETMGPIPEPSCEEMDMVFHLCRSDQWRSVLKMVEVNPWLAVTPMIMDNHIATTIVHQAITSKGDTEDRAILIQKILDKTPQAAAIKNGYGSLPLHVIAQRNTKIDAQTKEKLITQLVKSYTGALVEVGGVGRRTPLHIIFTDYISPKVTKMMIDHGHQACYMQDKKGYLPAHVACSRHCSPEKLRMLLSVYRGSLYEKANEGETLLSLATSTATKSHPNYALIEELRLQLSVGKGPSHLVSNTPNMRFSSVSESSVSSRERVGSNDSTDSWKVQVPIESEHTPYLPAANFSRKRKHWTPENPAALLLHFSQKNAQRVSLDEEDSPIHVAKV, encoded by the exons ATGACCATGAAGTACACGCAGTTCACACTCGAACGA ATTGAAGAAACAATGGGGCCTATTCCAGAGCCGAGCTGTGAAGAGATGGACATGGTTTTTCATTTGTGTCGTTCAGATCAATGGCGTTCTGTTTTGAAGATGGTGGAGGTGAACCCGTGGCTTGCCGTGACTCCCATGATAATGGACAACCATATTGCCACGACGATTGTGCACCAAGCCATCACGAGTAAGGGGGACACGGAGGATCGGGCAATTCTCATCCAAAAGATATTGGACAAGACACCGCAGGCAGCAGCGATCAAGAACGGATACGGCTCGCTCCCGCTTCACGTGATTGCCCAGCGCAACACCAAGATTGATGCTCAGACCAAAGAGAAGCTGATCACTCAGCTTGTCAAATCTTATACGGGTGCTTTGGTTGAAGTAGGGGGCGTGGGAAGGCGAACTCCTCTTCACATTATTTTTACGG ACTACATCTCTCCGAAAGTaacgaagatgatgataGATCACGGCCATCAGGCTTGCTACATGCAAGACAAGAAGGGGTACTTACCGGCTCACGTTGCTTGCAGTCGGCACTGTTCTCCTGAGAAGCTCCGCATGTTGTTGTCTGTATATCGAGGGTCCTTGTATGAGAAGGCGAATGAGGGAGAAACGCTATTGTCTTTGGCGACGTCTACGGCGACAAAGAGCCACCCGAACTACGCTTTGATTGAAGAGCTACGATTACAGCTCTCGGTCGGTAAGGGACCGTCCCACCTGGTCTCTAATACTCCCAACATGCGATTCAGTTCGGTGTCCGAGTCTTCGGTCAGCTCACGTGAACGTGTCGGTTCGAACGACTCGACAGACTCTTGGAAAGTACAAGTTCCTATTGAAAGTGAGCATACACCGTACCTTCCCGCTGCCAATTTTTCTCGCAAGCGCAAGCACTGGACGCCAGAGAATCCAGCGGCTTTGTTACTACATTTTTCCCAGAAGAATGCTCAACGCGTTAGcttggatgaagaagacaGTCCAATACATGTTGCCAAGGTCTAG
- a CDS encoding predicted protein yields the protein MTLIVRRPSPGRRPVWFWLCAAFCWTVSCTTALSSAVGGGPSRVLVTGASGRTGQLVFEALLNNPEFEPKALVRSEKSAKVLRKRIPATRLDQIVVCDVTKDLNVTPPPGQEGCEAMVICTSAVPKISKVSLLKQFLKIPFNLLRGKKAVDFRSMKFVWQNGQYPEKVDYEGQVAQIDLAKKLGMKQVVVVSSMGGTDPSNFLNSVGKNPDGSGNGDILLWKRKAERYLVESGLFYTVLHPGGLVDKPAGGEEFVLDVDDKLLENKKRSISRADVANLCVAALTVGKGQKIALD from the coding sequence ATGACTCTGATTGTAAGGCGTCCGTCTCCCGGCCGACGGCCGGTTTGGTTTTGGCTCTGTGCGGCGTTTTGCTGGACCGTCAGTTGTACAACGGCTTTGAGCAGTgccgttggcggcggccCCTCGCGAGTTCTGGTTACTGGTGCATCCGGCCGAACCGGTCAACTCGTGTTTGAGGCGCTCTTGAACAATCCCGAATTTGAACCCAAAGCGCTGGTGCGATCGGAAAAGAGCGCGAAGGTCTTGCGCAAACGAATACCAGCTACCCGTCTCGATCAGATTGTTGTTTGTGATGTTACCAAAGATTTGAACGTCACGCCTCCACCGGGACAAGAAGGCTGTGAAGCGATGGTGATTTGTACGTCCGCGGTTCCCAAAATTAGCAAAGTTTCTTTGTTGAAGCAGTTTTTGAAGATTCCGTTCAATCTCCTGCGCGGCAAAAAAGCCGTGGACTTTCGGTCCATGAAGTTTGTCTGGCAGAATGGACAGTACCCTGAAAAGGTCGACTACGAAGGTCAGGTTGCGCAAATTGATCTCGCCAAAAAACTCGGTATGAAGCAAGTTGTAGTGGTCAGTTCTATGGGCGGCACGGATCCGTCCAACTTTTTGAACTCTGTCGGTAAGAATCCTGACGGTAGTGGAAATGGTGATATACTCCTTTGGAAGCGCAAGGCAGAGCGTTACCTGGTCGAATCAGGGTTATTTTACACTGTTCTTCATCCAGGTGGATTGGTGGACAAACCTGCAGGGGGCGAGGAATTCGTATTGGATGTGGACGACAAGCTCCTGGAAAACAAAAAACGCTCGATTAGTAGAGCCGACGTTGCCAATTTGTGCGTCGCGGCCTTGACGGTAGGAAAAGGACAGAAAATTGCGTTGGAC
- a CDS encoding predicted protein: MAPNGTDLEIVQKVPQLHLARLFVKDNVLYGAKVINRTLGEPKLVCGKILDAALQDVGIDKARARSTLHGLSDWVLDGMRIKKRVDSLSGLSDGELSAIEAIAKGLSTEKYDTSRMIWEKLAQEYIDRGCATEAALYQSREGVLTEIEHHADTSELANTSGGAMALFEFQ, translated from the coding sequence ATGGCACCAAATGGAACCGATTTGGAAATTGTCCAAAAAGTACCGCAATTGCATTTGGCCAGACTTTTTGTCAAGGACAACGTCCTGTACGGCGCCAAGGTGATCAACAGGACACTCGGCGAACCCAAACTGGTCTGCGGAAAGATTTTGGATGCCGCACTGCAAGATGTAGGCATCGACAAAGCCCGAGCGCGAAGTACACTACATGGCTTGTCAGACTGGGTGCTTGACGGGATGAGAATAAAAAAGCGAGTGGACAGCCTCTCCGGGCTCTCCGACGGCGAGCTTAGTGCTATAGAAGCAATTGCGAAAGGGTTATCCACGGAGAAATACGACACCAGTCGCATGATTTGGGAGAAACTAGCTCAGGAATATATTGATCGAGGTTGCGCTACGGAAGCAGCGCTTTATCAAAGTAGGGAAGGGGTGTTGACGGAGATTGAGCACCACGCAGACACGTCAGAACTCGCCAATACTAGTGGCGGTGCTATGGCTTTGTTTGAGTTTCAATAG
- a CDS encoding predicted protein: protein MKGNRYSLSGKRLDGLLPFIESEMMVKVDISKEAFLDRCDFSEASSQPIDVDLLGKASSFVSISVAERIRHGTGHCQEDIYAIRSGEALRIPDAVAWPINEDHLCEIVSLAKAHLWCVIPFGGGTNVSQATRCPPIQVEPRPIISVDMTQMNRILWVSEENGLAHVEAGITGRALVEEMNRRGFTIGHEPDSYEFSTLGGWIATKASGMKRNKYGNIEDIVRGVRVVGANGVLAHGYKGANGCGREAGSFDITSLIIGSEGCLGVIGSAVIRIWRLPKKKDFGSVLFPDFEHGIRFTKNVSELGRMIPASCRLLDNEHFRLGHALRPESESIIDTAKRAITSFIASISFSLDPKKVVCATILYEGSSEEVNNQKKAIGRLSRMHGGVQVGASIGRAGYELTFMIAYLRDFAMSYHFLGESFETFVPWSGLLALITATKERILKEHKARDLPGKPFVGCRVTQLYHEGVCLYFYFCMSFKNVASASAVFTEIEHAAREEILEHGGLLSHHHGVGKVRSSFLQAINSPALQEAALLTKHAFDPENIFAARNGAYAS, encoded by the coding sequence ATGAAAGGCAACCGGTATTCTTTATCCGGTAAACGTCTCGATGGCCTTCTCCCTTTTATCGAAAGCGAAATGATGGTGAAGGTAGATATTTCAAAGGAGGCATTTTTAGATCGCTGTGACTTCAGCGAAGCAAGCTCCCAACCTATCGATGTAGACTTGTTGGGAAAAGCAAGTTCTTTTGTTTCCATCTCCGTTGCTGAAAGAATTCGTCATGGAACAGGGCACTGTCAAGAAGACATATACGCTATTCGTTCTGGCGAAGCCCTTCGGATCCCTGATGCCGTTGCGTGGCCCATCAATGAAGATCACCTTTGTGAAATTGTATCGCTGGCAAAGGCTCACCTTTGGTGTGTTATACCTTTTGGGGGAGGAACAAACGTATCTCAAGCTACTCGTTGTCCTCCTATACAGGTCGAACCGCGCCCCATTATTTCAGTTGATATGACCCAGATGAATCGAATCTTGTGGGTGAGCGAAGAGAATGGACTAGCCCATGTAGAAGCTGGGATCACTGGCCGAGCTCTAGTTGAAGAAATGAATCGACGGGGATTTACGATTGGGCACGAACCAGATAGCTATGAATTTAGTACGCTCGGTGGTTGGATAGCAACGAAAGCCAGCGGAATGAAAAGGAATAAGTATGGCAACATAGAGGATATAGTCAGGGGAGTTCGAGTTGTTGGCGCGAACGGGGTCTTAGCTCATGGATACAAAGGAGCAAACGGATGCGGCCGCGAAGCAGGCAGCTTTGACATAACTTCATTGATCATTGGATCAGAAGGTTGTCTAGGTGTCATTGGGAGCGCAGTCATTCGTATTTGGCGACTacccaagaaaaaggacTTTGGAAGTGTTCTCTTCCCCGACTTTGAGCACGGCATTCGTTTCACGAAAAACGTCTCAGAGCTTGGTCGAATGATACCTGCAAGTTGCCGCTTGCTGGACAATGAGCATTTTCGCTTGGGACACGCCCTTAGACCAGAGTCAGAATCGATTATTGACACAGCCAAGCGAGCAATAACTTCTTTCATCGCAAGTATTTCGTTTTCCTTGGACCCTAAAAAGGTTGTCTGTGCCACAATTTTATATGAAGGATCGTCAGAAGAAGTGAACAATCAGAAAAAAGCCATCGGAAGACTGTCTCGCATGCATGGAGGAGTTCAGGTCGGAGCAAGTATTGGTCGAGCAGGGTATGAATTGACTTTCATGATCGCCTATCTTAGGGACTTCGCTATGTCATATCATTTCCTTGGAGAGTCCTTTGAGACTTTTGTTCCTTGGTCGGGACTGTTGGCTCTTATTACCGCCACGAAAGAGCGTATTTTGAAGGAACACAAGGCTCGTGATCTCCCTGGGAAGCCATTCGTTGGTTGCAGAGTGACCCAACTATATCACGAAGGAGTATGTTTGTACTTTTACTTTTGCATGAGCTTCAAAAATGTTGCCAGTGCAAGCGCTGTCTTTACCGAGATTGAGCATGCCGCTCGTGAAGAAATCTTGGAGCACGGAGGATTGCTCAGCCATCATCACGGAGTTGGAAAGGTTCGGTCATCGTTCCTTCAAGCCATCAACTCACCCGCCCTACAGGAAGCCGCGCTCTTGACTAAACACGCGTTTGACCCAGAGAATATATTTGCTGCCCGCAATGGTGCATATGCCTCTTAG
- a CDS encoding predicted protein produces MSVVDVMQCDESSEDIRPFEWLTSPSSLGPRIREALEGSVKADGDGSRVLHVGCGSSALGEYLLENSTLYGISRVINVDKDVSTLRRMRSRWKKKNAGLDDCRLQYEQVDLLTEKIKCQSNTIDLVIDKSTLDCTLCSEETTASLLTEVYRLLKANGGVYLLVSFHNVGLLQPLLENCPGTDWDVSHSVMMRQVEDLTSRDTRCISPQKASRMESSTAWTESSCTPDEMYRKTVNVFFCRRRPSGDHTHELDRTSVSHHVNETSNKWYRDESPMLTEQRKMDLRNAFGDGTLDLESCYRMVFSEEERDHLDFEFFLDDWKSFCERGISVGSDHMDYATAVAFLEEMQ; encoded by the coding sequence ATGTCCGTTGTTGACGTTATGCAATGTGATGAATCCTCGGAGGACATTCGACCCTTTGAATGGCTCACCAGTCCATCTTCTTTGGGGCCACGTATCCGAGAAGCACTGGAAGGGTCAGTAAAAGCCGACGGTGACGGCAGCCGCGTTCTGCATGTTGGTTGTGGTAGTTCCGCACTAGGTGAATACCTCCTGGAGAACAGTACTCTTTATGGAATTTCCCGTGTAATCAACGTGGATAAGGATGTCTCGACGCTGAGACGAATGCGATCtcgatggaagaagaagaatgcTGGCCTCGATGATTGTCGACTGCAATACGAACAAGTCGATCTATTGACGGAGAAAATCAAATGCCAAAGCAACACGATCGACCTGGTGATCGACAAGTCGACACTGGATTGTACCTTGTGCAGCGAGGAGACAACCGCGTCCCTCTTGACGGAAGTCTACCGTCTTTTGAAAGCGAATGGTGGAGTCTATTTACTGGTGTCGTTCCACAATGTCGGTCTTTTGCAGCCATTGCTAGAAAACTGCCCCGGAACCGACTGGGACGTCTCTCACTCCGTCATGATGCGTCAAGTGGAAGATTTAACTTCTCGTGACACAAGGTGTATCTCTCCGCAGAAGGCTAGTAGAATGGAGTCCAGTACCGCCTGGACTGAAAGCTCGTGTACTCCCGACGAAATGTACCGTAAAACGGTCAACGTCTTCTTCTGTCGCCGGCGTCCTTCGGGAGACCACACGCACGAATTGGATAGAACGTCTGTATCTCACCACGTTAACGAGACAAGCAATAAGTGGTACCGTGACGAAAGTCCAATGTTGACGGAACAACGCAAGATGGATCTGCGCAACGCGTTCGGCGATGGAACACTGGACTTGGAGTCGTGCTACCGAATGGTGTTTTCGGAGGAGGAACGGGATCACCTCGACTTTGAATTCTTTCTAGATGATTGGAAATCGTTTTGTGAAAGAGGAATAAGTGTAGGGAGCGATCACATGGACTACGCCACGGCGGTAGCTTTTCTGGAAGAAATGCAGTAG